The segment TAgatctgtactttagtcagattgggtTGTTCACTACAACATGAAAAAGCTTATCAAATCGGCGCAAACtgatttaattatgaaagaTGTGATGATACGTAATGAGTACATATGTCAAAAAGCCAAAAATATGCAAttgggattttaaaaaaacatgattttcaaaaatttatatcagtaaatatGAACTgaagactggtggatttgaacTTGTGATCTGTGGGTCACTCACCGGTAACTttatccactgagctacgatgatagacaaacaaactgattgatacaaataattttttaaaaaacataaatcgccatcttgtgatgtAGTTTCATAAAAGTATAAGTCTTGATGTAATGAGCAACCCttacaagaggcctatgggtcTTTGATCTCCTAAAAGTCTTCTTGTAGCCCAACCCTTCTAACAAACTTGCATctacactatgccaggaagctttcctgtaaGATTCGACTTTTCTcacccagtagttcttgagaacatttttaGATCAATccattctttctttctttttttgcatttccttcattacctcccctttgaagagaacattcctgtgaacaaacttgaatcccctttacccaagaattGATTTGTGccaattttgaatgaaattggcttcatggttctggagaagaagtcaaacatgtgaaaagtttttggacagacagatgtgatcagaatagcccacttaagctttcagctaaggtgagctaaacTGAATCATGATTAATGAAATACTATGTTAGTGACTAAGTATAACATGAACATCTAGAATTGAACTGATCAGTAAAAACTTTTGCTACactttcaatttacaagttaaccTCAATCGACCCATCTAAAGGTGTGGGTTGAATGTCGCTTTGGTCTCTATTAGTCTCAAAATCTAAAGATCGCTTAGATccttttttatttgttgatgCACCCTCTAGAAAGATAAAATCCAGTATTTGTATACAggaatttttgcattttcttttcattctgataaggatgttttattgaaatctATATATGTTAGATTCAAATCATCCAATGAAAATAATGTGTTATTACAGGTTATGTTATAAACTACTTACAATCCACTTTCATGAAATTAATCATCTTTTGTCCATTTATTATACAACTGTTGACATTATACATCTACAGTATAGTGCTATAAATGAGTCAAGttctatatttcattgaaaacaatcaCTTTTCTACATATTTCTCATAAAATCATCTAAGGTCAATTTTTACAccattaaaaatacaaatatctgCAGTTTCTGGTCTCAATgtcttgattttgttttcctgAACAGTCAAACACATTATATGACTGTAGGAACACCGCACTCAATGATTTCATTCCATTCTGACAAAGGATAATATTTAAGGAAATGGAGTGCTCTAAGCTGATATTAAAGTTTCAGTTGTCATATTTCTGCAATTGTtggtaaaactttaaaaaacatGAACAGAATTTATGTCTAAATGTTATGTATTATATGCTTtagatttcataataattagaCCAAAAATggattcagaaatatttttcaaatgaaataatcaTTGTATGGCATTATGCTGTATTGTGACATAACCTTTTGTTTCCATAACTGTGTTTAAAATCAAGTACAATGCTGTTTAGTAGGACAACATTTCAAACTATGACTCTGTAATTCCTTTTCTGGTCACATTCTGATTGAGGTTCTCAAGATGCTTTGTAGGATAATGCAGGTGCTGTGTATAAGAATGTGTGAGTTGTTGAACTGCATTGAGATTCAGATAGCTTTCAAAGACACATGTAACACACTGCCATGTTGTCACATATTTCCTATATGTCCCATATGTTTCCTGCAATTACTTAAATTTCTTACTGGCCTAATATAGTACCTTTAAAATGCTTCGTATATAGTTAATGTTGATAAATAAGCATTGATACACAATGTGAAACAAACCCATAGGTATATCCCTAAAAAAGTCAAGTACAACAGTTAGTATATATAATGAAAGCATGCACTTTCAGTCTTGAAACTTTTCATGTCACAGAAGTTAATTGTTTTCAAACAGAACGACTGCCAGGTGGACACActgtaaggttttttttttttgcatttcatgaCACACCTTGATTATTAAAAGCTCTATTTAAATCAATCATTCATTCTATCAATTATGATTCACATATTTTTATACATACCAACTTGTTTCTCCTGTGGTGCAATAGGGATACATGCAGTATGTACAGGCATAGACAGCTGTCAATTAAAAATGAtttaagataatttttgaatatctaattatatatttaatggTATGTTGACACATACAGACATTTGACAGTCACCCAAGACTGGGGTGTATTGAATTCCTAAATTTTCCTTTGATCCACTAATTAATACACCTGATAGTAATTAGCATATCTaaggatttaattttaattgtaaATAGTCTTGGATTGTGCCCGAGAGTGTGATGACAGTAACACTTCTTTCAAGTGGTATCTGTGTTTAAGACCAAGCCTagagatttttgttttcaatttgtaaatgtttaccatgtttacatataaatgttaATATTACACCAATATGCTTAGATAACTTACCCCTGCTTTCGATGAATCCGTTCTTGTATTCGTCAGATCTTTAAAGGGCGTCAGTTGTACAAGCTTCACAACAGATACGTCGAAAGATTTCTTCTTCGTAGAGGGCACATGTGTATCCGGGCTCCGGAGCATTCTTTTCGTTATTGATGTTCTTCGGGGAGACGGCAGttgtaacatttttgttttcaaagttcGCACTGCCATTTCACGAAAACGTTCTTTAACAACTGCATTTTTGgcttcaatttttaaaacagattcaACCTGTCGATAACATTTTTTGCAAACCCCTCCAAGGCCTTTTTCATCCAAATCTGTCAACACACCCGTCAGTTTCCTGATATTCCCCCACCTTTCTTCATTTAAACGCAGTTTAATTTCGCTAAACTTTTGGATTTTTTCACTACCGTCACTTGCTTTCtcaatttgtttaaaacaaaatccaCAGAGGATACACGCATCCGACAAAAGACATGTTTTCCTCGGCGTGGCACTTATCGACGCCATTTTTAATTGTGTTATTTGCTTATCGGAACTCATCGGGTATCATCTCATACGTATGAAAATGGAATGACTTCCGAAATACCAGACAAGCAAAAGGAAGTTATGATTTCATTGGCCAATGCAAAATTCACCAGACCATGATCTCTTATGGGGAGTTATCAgatcctatatatataataatataggtctgtactttagtcagataatataggtctgtactttagtcagattgaaaGCAGACGGGATTAAATATGGCCTATTTAAGAATTCATGTTAGCTTTGATATGCTCAAAGTTAATGAAAATAACCAATGACGTAAATGTCCCTTTTCATTGAAATGTGCGTTTCAGTTTATACACTTAGTAAGAGTGGACTCGTCGTTTAATTTAAGCCTTAGTGCGATCGACCTAGATCTCACTTTGACCGAACCAGTGGACAGTGTTCCTTATACAAAATGAACCAGGTACAGGGTAGCTGGATTTTAACTCTAATTTCATGCTTGCTGATAGAAAATACTCAATGTATTGCAGGTAAGTAGTGCATTATAATTGGTTATTGCTAATGAAATCAAACCTTAGCTGTCATTTTTGCGAGTTGTTATTTATACAAAACTACTTAAAGAAACTCCGCACATACCGATTTATCCTGAAGGTGaagatcaatcttataaatcctataaaacaATACAACATTGACAGCAGGGCAGATATGGaccccagaggtgggattaggttcCTGGAAGGACTGAAGTTCCCTGCTAACCGGTCTCtctattttacatgtatgataaagattcattatgaaattaaataagTTGAAGATATAAGACAGTGCAGGAATGTAAAGTTTGATGTTCTATAATTTCTACGATATTATAAACAAGCGAAGTTTTACCGACTTGAGAACTTTTTCATCATGTTCTAATCAAGGGCTGTTTCTTTTGCGGTGCAGTACATTGATATCTTTATTTCGGAATCGCATAAAATAGAGAAAAGTTCATATTATAAAAATAGTTGAAAAAtgttatattatttttaaaatgtttatctaGGGTGAATTTTCCCTTGAATCCAGTCTTACTCCTGCATTCATCCCAAAGTTGGATCGTGATATCGCTTTTGAAATTCAACTCAATAACGTGATAAAGTTGAACTCTAAAACCCCCACAGATTTTTATATCAAACTGATATTTTTTGGATTGATTTACATCGTGAAAACATCCTGAGCTATGAATGCTTTCTCTCTGTATTCCTTGTGTATTCACTGGCATAAACACGCACcacaaaatacatatcaaaattaaatttctctAAATGAAGCCAGCCATTTATTATGGGGTAACTCAAATAATGGATAATACGAGTAAGTTCATTCAAAAATTTAAGCGAATTATGGTCATGCGCTTGTGCTTTCATTCTTCCTATTTTTCGGCTTTAAATTAAACAATAATCTTTGGACCATTACAGAGTAAAGATACTGAATTTGTGAATTAAATGGAGTTACCCTCtatcattttcaaattcatCAAGAAAAATACAGTTTGATTAATTCGTTCGACTTTATCAGCTTTATCAAAAAATTATGCAAGGAGAGAAATATATTGTTCTCAATGCAGCGcaagttatttccccctgattagGGACGGTCCTAAAGCGTAAGAAAGAAATAGGAAATTTACTATTTCTGATTGTAATTATCTATGAATTCATTGAAATGACTGAAAAATAAATTAGCATGactatacaataattttagtcactgattacatttATGTGTCCCTTGTGTGATTTTTCCACAAGCAATGTACAGGTCATGATGCAACAaagtacatgcatgtaaatTAGTATTAGTCCGAGACTTATTTAGACCAGGATGTTTTTACATATcagtaatttttcattattaatttttatcaatatttccgATGACCAAAACACAATTAGATATACCTGATATTGCACGTGCAAACCAAAACATACAGTGCATTATTAACTTGTCATGTCACTCTACGACAAAAatacttgttgctaaatgttatttttaatcAGGTACTAATGAACAGAACATGTTAATTATGTGGAATCTAGTCTCATCTTTCTGTTGAAATGGGGTTTTATTCACGGTGTGAttcaatcttataaaaatacaattttgtacatgtgtaaatCAATTTACAGGTACAGCTTCGCCCGGATTGTAATTACTCAAATGTACACAAAAATGATTATCAGGCCTGCAGCAATAGAGGTTACTACACAAAAATGATTATCAGGCCTGCAGCAATAGAGGTTACTACACAAAAATGATTATCAGGCCTGCAGCAATAGAGGTTACTACACAAAAATGATTATCAGGCCTGCAGCAATAGAGGTTACTATACAAAAATGATTATCAAGCCTGCAGCAATAGAGGTTACTACACAAAAATGATTATCAGGCCTGCAGCAATAGAGGTTACTACACAAAAATGATTATCAGGCCTGCAGCAATAGAGGTTATTACACAAAAATGATTATCAGGCCTGCAGCAATAGAGGTTACTATACAAAAATGATTATCAGGCCTGCAGCAATAGAGGTTACTACACAAAAATGATTATCAGGCCTGCAGCAATAGAGGTTACTACACAAAAATGATTATCAGGCCTGCAGCAATAGAGGTTACTACACAAAAATGATTATCAGTCTGCAGCAATAGAGGTTACTACACAAAAATGATTATCAGGCCTGCAGCAATAGAGGTTACTACACAAAAATGATTATCAGGCCTGCAGCAATAGAGGTTACTACACAAAAATGATTATCAGGCCTGTAGCAATAGAGGTTACTACACAAAAATGATTATCAGGCGTGTAGCAATAGAGGTTACTACATGCAACGTTGgttatttttttataaataGACTGCCCTTTCCCTTAACAATAGTAGTAGTGAATTGTacatagtgaaaatgtaaattttaaccaATGAATTGAACTCAAGGATCAACCCTTGCTCCCTTCCCTTACGAATTAGGATTTAAAGGTTTGGATTTATTCTATTTTGATTGTTAAGAATTTTCAGATAATATGGTGAAGtaaactacccccccccccccctttttgaaaatttttgctTCGTGCCTAATTATATCACATGTTTTCATCGTATATATATTTCCTAGAAACTTATTGTGGCTAGAGTTCTTTAGAAATTCTCTGTATCAATTGTATCATAACttgaacagaaataaaaacatcaaataCCGCtgtaaggagggggggggggggggggggggggggggcttttccTTCCCAACCCTACAATTTCACGTAATGcactttcaaaaaagtttttccaataaaatcgaagaaactaaATACAGTTTTATCATAGATGCTTAGGACCGCAATGGTAAGCACGCCCCCTACTTCCagtgtaaggggagtaactgcataAATGTCGCTGCGGATACAGTCAGAGCAGCTACAGGCTTGTAGATAATGTTGCTATATGTATAGCTCTGTAAAGATATGTAAGACTGAAGCAAGACAAGAGGAAatggaaaattaaaatataacgtGACATGGAATTAAGAATGCTATGtcgcaaaataaaatttagaatgaagaatgcaaattaaaatgttattataaggtaaaatgaaattaaaatgtctTATAGTAAAATCCTTGTTagaataaagaatacaaaaaggATGCATAGAATTATGGCGGTAATTCCTTTCCATAGATCAGTGTCAAACTACAATTACCGTGAATATATGCGTACCGTATTGTTTTCCTCCAATAGTTTTGCTACTACGACGTGACTTCCCACTGCTTTCTTTATACACCTATCAACCAATACTTTTAACTATTCCactttgcggggtcagccaaaggccAATCGGTGAATAACTGAGTTTTCCTTCTTCACCCTACCAAATGCGTTAGGTTAAATCTGTGAATAAATAGTTAATTAATtatcaaagtacatgtagtaccaAACACCTGTAAAACAGTTTTCTATATATCTTCttaaatttattgatttaataaatgaaataccCTTAATATTCAATTATGTTCTAAACAAACTAATATCATCCACAACATGTATTTGACATAGTTTGAAAAATatgggagacataataatatgataatagcctttatttatccagggtaacacaaattagcatatagctagtttccattgtggtcctgcattaaaacatagatacaaacataaaattaacatctaaaatttgtatctaaatatgaatacgatataaaaggaaaGGGAGAGAAAAAAACATAGCATAAGTCACACTTAATTAGtgataaaatcattatctaaatatgaatacatgacataAAAGGAGAGAAGAAAATATAGCATCagacacacgcacacacagtgcCATATCGCAACTACATTTGGCACACTTGAACAAAAAGAGGAAAGCACGATGTTTAAGTGCtacttctatgaaaatattccatcaaatacaatatagctttaaaaatgcCAACCGAACCAGAGTTTCGAACATTTTGAGACAGTTTTTTTTCCTAAAGGAATGCAGAAGAGTAGCTGTATGAACGTTTATAATTTTCTGTTTTAGCTCttggtaaatataataaattagacATATAATCATTCGACCTGGTTTGGCGGCAACTCACATCTCTTGtatatttaaacatgtttaggtaatttggcatttgattatttaaaactttgaacagaaagacaacctttttaaacataaaataattctTATTTGGCATCCAATTCAATCAAGAAAAGAGTCGACATTCACATCATAAAACTAGAGGATATGAGAATAATTGTACCTTACTGTATTCATTCAGATATTCATTTGTTACAGAGAAAGAGTACGCAAAACAATTCATCCCGACAGAGAGTTCTTATTTTAATGAGGATCGTTGTCAGGGTGATGAGGTATGTATTTTAATGAGGATCGTTGTCAGGGTGATAAGGTATGTATTATAATGAGGATCGTTGTCAGGGTGATGAGGTATGTATTGTAATGAGGATCGTTGTCAGGGTGATAAGGTATATATTGTAATGAGGATCGTTGTCAGGGTGATAAGGTATGTATTGTAATGAGGATCGTTGTCAGGGTGATGAGGTATGTATTATAATGAGGATCGTTGTCAGGGTGATAAGGTATGTATTGTAATGAGGATCGTTGTCAGGGTGATAAGGTATGTATTATAATGAGGATCGTTGTCAGGGTGATAAGGTATGTATTGTAATGAGGATCGTTGTCAGGGTGATAAGGTATATATTGTAATGAGGATCGTTGTCAGGGTGATAAGGTATGTATTGTAATGAGGATCGTTGTCAGGATGATGAGGTATGTATTGTAATGAGGATCGTTGTCAGGGTGATAAGGTATGTATTGTAATGAGGATCGTTGTCAGGGTGATAAGgtatgtattttcactattttagAAATTCTTCCCATAAGACAAAGGTACAAGGAAGCACCCGGAGCAGAAAGGGACGCGGATCAGCGACGTGAAATAAAgatagtttttttttgttgttttttttttttaatatgcatGGAACTGGCCcaaattacatacaatttttcAAACTGCTTTCTACCATTGACGACAAATGATTATAATTAACCCGTCATTGGTATGTACACAATATGCTCTTAC is part of the Ostrea edulis chromosome 2, xbOstEdul1.1, whole genome shotgun sequence genome and harbors:
- the LOC130052385 gene encoding uncharacterized protein LOC130052385: MSSDKQITQLKMASISATPRKTCLLSDACILCGFCFKQIEKASDGSEKIQKFSEIKLRLNEERWGNIRKLTGVLTDLDEKGLGGVCKKCYRQVESVLKIEAKNAVVKERFREMAVRTLKTKMLQLPSPRRTSITKRMLRSPDTHVPSTKKKSFDVSVVKLVQLTPFKDLTNTRTDSSKAGLSMPVHTACIPIAPQEKQVGMYKNM